In Elaeis guineensis isolate ETL-2024a chromosome 1, EG11, whole genome shotgun sequence, a genomic segment contains:
- the LOC140854871 gene encoding probable disease resistance protein At1g59620, which produces MASAFLSLILSKAVDLLTKFRRFASPSSSSDPQNGFSEEFNQLERMLQQIRAFLHDAEEREVRDAGVELWLKELKEVAYDLEDVIDRCQYEVLQAQVEERSSREAGRKRKREQEEESYRMFMVGYDLNLRVSGCIDRGSLIFDQKIEGI; this is translated from the exons ATGGCAAGTGCTTTTCTATCTCTCATCCTATCGAAGGCTGTCGATTTGCTAACCAAATTTCGGAGATTCGCATCGCCATCCTCCTCATCAGATCCACAGAATGGATTTTCAGAGGAATTCAACCAGCTGGAGAGGATGCTGCAACAGATCCGAGCTTTCCTCCATGATGCAGAGGAGAGGGAAGTACGAGACGCGGGCGTCGAGCTCTGGTTGAAGGAGCTCAAGGAAGTGGCTTATGATTTGGAGGACGTGATTGACAGGTGCCAGTACGAGGTTCTGCAAGCCCAGGTGGAGGAGAGGAGCTCAAGGGAGGCTGGCCGAAAGAGAAAGCGAGAGCAGGAGGAGGAG agttacaggatgttcATGGTTGGCTACGATTTGAATTtgcgagtgagcggatgcatagatagagggtCATTGATATTTGATCAGAAGATTGAaggaatttaa